One Alligator mississippiensis isolate rAllMis1 chromosome 1, rAllMis1, whole genome shotgun sequence genomic window carries:
- the RSPH9 gene encoding radial spoke head protein 9 homolog isoform X1, which yields MEADGLGLEQALALAAGGGAGLSPEKRAALGASLLLLRRDYRFQRVRFWGRLQGLRAAYYIADGRATDLAAPPQRLYSLNCVEWSLLPPATEEMIAQTAGLRGRFQGDPSYEYESPERKEDSDRIYEDDSGLFIKEETRLVATIEQIDRAVGIIPRGAFVKTPLGPVHENRNFEGLSMTEAKKLNSYFHFTEPVNLKNKTLLEKADLDPSIDFLDSLEHDIPKGSWSIQLERGGTVVILRSLLWLGLTFYHIPMTKQYGYVYFGTGEKNMDLPFML from the exons ATGGAGGCGGacgggctggggctggagcaggcgctggcgctggcggcgggcggcggcgcggggctgaGCCCAGAGAAGCGCGCGGCGCTGggggcctccctgctgctgctgcgccgCGACTACCGCTTCCAGCGCGTCCGCTTCTGGGGCCGCCTGCAGGGCCTGCGCGCCGCCTACTACATCGCCGACGGCCGCGCCACCGACCTGGCCGCGCCGCCACAGCGCCTCTACAG CTTGAACTGTGTGGAGtggagcctcctgcccccagccactgAGGAAATGATTGCCCAGACTGCAGGGCTTAGGGGCCGTTTCCAGGGGGATCCTTCTTATGAGTACGAATCCCCTGAGAGGAAGGAAGACAGTGACAGGATATATGAAGATGACAGTGGG ctctTTATTAAGGAGGAGACCCGACTTGTAGCTACAATAGAACAAATAGATAGGGCAGTGGGTATCATCCCACGGGGCGCGTTTGTGAAGACGCCACTTGGACCTGTCCATGAAAACAGGAACTTTGAAG GTCTTTCCAtgacggaggcaaagaaattaaaTTCCTATTTCCACTTCACGGAGCCTGTTAACCTGAAGAACAAAACACTCCTGGAAAAGGCTGACCTGGACCCATCCATTGACTTCCTGGATTCTCTGGAGCATGATATACCCAAAG GATCCTGGAGCATCCAGCTAGAGAGGGGAGGCACCGTGGTCATCCTGAGGAGCCTGCTATGGCTAGGATTAACTTTCTACCACATCCCCATGACTAAACAGTATGGCTATGTCTactttggcactggtgagaagAATATGGACCTGCCCTTCATGCTGTGA
- the RSPH9 gene encoding radial spoke head protein 9 homolog isoform X2, producing the protein MEADGLGLEQALALAAGGGAGLSPEKRAALGASLLLLRRDYRFQRVRFWGRLQGLRAAYYIADGRATDLAAPPQRLYSLNCVEWSLLPPATEEMIAQTAGLRGRFQGDPSYEYESPERKEDSDRIYEDDSGLFIKEETRLVATIEQIDRAVGIIPRGAFVKTPLGPVHENRNFEGLSMTEAKKLNSYFHFTEPVNLKNKTLLEKADLDPSIDFLDSLEHDIPKGKKRLSSEIKPRPFL; encoded by the exons ATGGAGGCGGacgggctggggctggagcaggcgctggcgctggcggcgggcggcggcgcggggctgaGCCCAGAGAAGCGCGCGGCGCTGggggcctccctgctgctgctgcgccgCGACTACCGCTTCCAGCGCGTCCGCTTCTGGGGCCGCCTGCAGGGCCTGCGCGCCGCCTACTACATCGCCGACGGCCGCGCCACCGACCTGGCCGCGCCGCCACAGCGCCTCTACAG CTTGAACTGTGTGGAGtggagcctcctgcccccagccactgAGGAAATGATTGCCCAGACTGCAGGGCTTAGGGGCCGTTTCCAGGGGGATCCTTCTTATGAGTACGAATCCCCTGAGAGGAAGGAAGACAGTGACAGGATATATGAAGATGACAGTGGG ctctTTATTAAGGAGGAGACCCGACTTGTAGCTACAATAGAACAAATAGATAGGGCAGTGGGTATCATCCCACGGGGCGCGTTTGTGAAGACGCCACTTGGACCTGTCCATGAAAACAGGAACTTTGAAG GTCTTTCCAtgacggaggcaaagaaattaaaTTCCTATTTCCACTTCACGGAGCCTGTTAACCTGAAGAACAAAACACTCCTGGAAAAGGCTGACCTGGACCCATCCATTGACTTCCTGGATTCTCTGGAGCATGATATACCCAAAG GAAAGAAGAGGCTCAGCTCAGAAATCAAACCAAGGCCTTTTCTTTGA